In the Thermodesulfobacteriota bacterium genome, one interval contains:
- a CDS encoding sigma-70 family RNA polymerase sigma factor encodes MGRANIVEEKAGIGKESQLFGSIAGKGRAIPESLSGRGLNYKVILNHKELSDEELVRSFVEAQDEEAFDELVNRYADKIYRLALRITRNPSDAEDVLQEVFITLVGKLNTFHEESKFSTWLHRVASNASFIHLRSETKYKNNVTLEDYTPYNQDGVLEGVEAKDWSGRPDEILLSKEVMEIIESAVNELPEPYRIVFHLRDVEGLTNHEVAKILRLSLPNVKSRILRARLFLRDKLSDYLPMDGENNSYPFT; translated from the coding sequence ATGGGAAGAGCTAACATAGTCGAAGAAAAAGCAGGAATAGGGAAAGAATCACAGCTTTTTGGCTCGATAGCAGGAAAAGGCAGGGCTATACCCGAGTCTTTGTCCGGAAGAGGCTTAAATTATAAAGTAATATTAAACCACAAAGAGTTATCTGATGAGGAGCTGGTCAGGAGCTTCGTCGAAGCTCAGGATGAAGAGGCTTTTGATGAACTGGTAAATCGTTATGCGGACAAGATTTACAGGCTTGCATTAAGGATTACACGAAACCCCAGTGATGCAGAGGATGTCCTGCAAGAGGTATTTATCACCCTCGTAGGGAAGCTCAATACCTTTCATGAAGAGTCTAAGTTCTCCACCTGGCTCCATAGGGTGGCATCAAATGCTAGTTTCATTCACTTAAGGTCTGAGACGAAATACAAGAATAATGTGACCCTTGAGGATTACACTCCTTATAACCAGGATGGAGTGCTGGAAGGGGTTGAAGCAAAAGACTGGAGCGGTAGGCCTGATGAGATACTCCTCAGCAAAGAAGTGATGGAGATAATAGAAAGTGCGGTGAATGAGCTTCCAGAGCCGTATAGAATAGTTTTTCATTTAAGGGATGTTGAAGGACTGACAAATCATGAGGTGGCAAAAATATTGAGGCTTTCCCTCCCGAATGTTAAATCCAGGATTCTTAGAGCTAGGCTTTTTCTAAGGGATAAGCTTTCAGATTATCTACCCATGGACGGGGAAAATAATTCGTATCCTTTCACTTAG
- a CDS encoding sigma 54-interacting transcriptional regulator: MSTPDVLKELEESLSLLNATLESTADGILVVSIGGKIVSFNRKLVDMWNIPDSIIDSRDDNQALEFVLDQLKNPENFLKKVKELYSQPEAESYDVLELNDGRIFERYSQPQRIGEKVVGRVWSFRDVTERRRAEQALRDSEERYRTLVENAYDLISEASSDGRWLYFSPNYKEVLGYEPDEIIGKSIFEKNETCHPDDLADFKTEFTRMVNTFSSSRGIFRLRHKNGEWRWFEGVCTPFKRTTGEVRIVCISRDITERMRAEEALEYRVRFGNLISSLSTHFINLASDEIDEGINYALKAIGEFAEVDRSYIFLYRDSGRIVDNTHEWCASGVEPQIHRLKGQLVDDFPWLMGKLKRGEVVHVPRVSDLPPEASAEKKEFEFQDIRSLVIVSLVFGGSPIGFLGFDSVRTEKTWSEDTIELLKIVGEMFANALERKRTEETLKESFAQLSKKTRYESIVSAVGRSIHQTINLQDVLDNAVDAINKNMDQADIVEIYLIEGDEAVLKAHKGYTEEYIEMAGRIPYPKGFIWKTALNRETIYCPDTDQDTIIGPAGRKAGIKSYLSMPIRFEGQIFGVIGINSFKENSFNEEEQKLLNTVRHQIEIAIKNAKQAEALKEALSEVERLKNRLQAENVYLREEIRTEHNFEEIIGESQALKNVLRKVEQVAPTDATVLIQGETGTGKELVAHAIHNLSPRRDRPLIKVNCGAISPGLVESELFGHEKGAFTGAIQRRVGRFELANDSTIFLDEVGELPQDTQVKLLRVLQEGEFERVGGSQTIKVDVRVIAATNRDLKKAVGEGNFRPDLYYRLNVFPILIPPLRERQDDIELLVSYFTEKYSTKLGKKVEVIPKKTMDALLSYHWPGNARELENVIERAVILAHGNTLQVEDLIDIRPDTDSQGLNLETLEHMERSHILQALAKTNWVIDGKRGAAMILGINPGTLRSRMRKLGIKKPEAFEKSVSPRAQVLK, translated from the coding sequence ATGAGCACCCCCGACGTTTTAAAAGAACTTGAAGAATCCCTCTCCCTACTAAATGCGACCCTGGAATCGACTGCCGACGGAATTCTTGTGGTCAGCATTGGAGGGAAGATAGTCAGTTTTAATCGGAAACTTGTAGACATGTGGAATATCCCTGATTCCATCATTGATTCACGGGATGATAATCAAGCGCTCGAGTTCGTCCTCGACCAATTAAAAAACCCGGAAAACTTTCTCAAAAAGGTGAAGGAGTTGTACAGCCAACCGGAGGCGGAAAGCTACGACGTGCTCGAGCTTAACGATGGCAGGATATTCGAGCGTTATTCCCAGCCTCAGCGAATTGGAGAAAAGGTTGTGGGAAGGGTATGGAGTTTTCGCGATGTTACCGAGCGCAGGCGCGCTGAGCAGGCGCTCCGGGATAGTGAGGAACGGTACCGTACACTGGTTGAAAACGCGTACGACTTAATATCTGAAGCAAGCAGCGACGGACGATGGCTCTATTTCAGTCCTAACTATAAGGAAGTGTTAGGTTATGAGCCTGATGAGATCATAGGCAAAAGCATTTTTGAGAAGAATGAAACCTGTCACCCTGATGACCTGGCCGACTTTAAGACTGAATTCACCAGAATGGTGAATACGTTCTCCTCTTCACGCGGCATATTCAGGCTGCGACACAAGAATGGAGAGTGGCGATGGTTTGAGGGCGTGTGTACGCCGTTCAAGAGGACTACGGGGGAGGTTCGGATAGTTTGCATCTCTCGCGACATTACAGAGCGTATGCGCGCGGAAGAGGCACTAGAATACCGAGTTAGATTCGGCAATCTCATATCGTCTCTATCCACACACTTCATAAACCTGGCATCGGATGAAATTGATGAAGGTATTAATTACGCCTTAAAAGCGATAGGGGAATTTGCCGAGGTTGACCGCAGTTATATATTCCTTTATCGGGACAGTGGAAGGATAGTGGACAACACCCATGAATGGTGTGCTTCCGGGGTAGAGCCGCAGATCCATAGGCTAAAGGGACAACTAGTTGATGACTTTCCCTGGCTCATGGGAAAGCTTAAAAGGGGAGAGGTAGTGCATGTGCCCCGCGTCTCAGACCTGCCACCCGAAGCCAGCGCCGAGAAGAAAGAATTTGAATTTCAGGATATTCGCTCGCTGGTCATCGTCTCCCTGGTTTTTGGCGGGTCCCCCATTGGATTTCTGGGTTTTGATTCCGTTCGAACCGAAAAAACATGGAGCGAAGACACCATCGAACTTCTAAAGATCGTAGGGGAAATGTTCGCAAACGCACTCGAACGAAAGCGCACTGAGGAGACACTTAAAGAGAGTTTCGCGCAGTTATCGAAGAAAACCCGGTACGAGAGTATAGTTAGCGCCGTAGGCCGAAGCATACACCAGACAATCAACTTGCAGGATGTGCTAGACAACGCCGTTGATGCCATAAACAAGAATATGGACCAGGCAGACATCGTCGAGATCTATTTGATCGAAGGAGATGAAGCAGTTCTTAAGGCACATAAAGGCTACACCGAAGAGTATATCGAGATGGCGGGAAGGATCCCATATCCCAAGGGCTTTATCTGGAAGACAGCGTTAAACCGAGAGACTATATATTGCCCGGATACAGACCAGGACACGATCATTGGCCCTGCCGGAAGGAAAGCAGGAATAAAGAGTTACCTGTCTATGCCCATAAGGTTTGAGGGCCAGATATTTGGTGTCATAGGCATAAATTCTTTCAAGGAAAACTCCTTCAACGAAGAAGAACAAAAACTTCTAAACACGGTGAGACATCAAATAGAGATAGCCATCAAGAATGCAAAGCAGGCGGAGGCTTTAAAGGAAGCCTTGTCAGAAGTAGAAAGGCTTAAAAACCGGCTTCAGGCCGAGAACGTATATCTACGGGAAGAGATAAGAACAGAACACAACTTTGAAGAGATCATAGGCGAAAGCCAGGCACTCAAGAACGTGCTCCGCAAAGTGGAGCAGGTAGCGCCTACCGATGCCACCGTCCTAATTCAGGGCGAGACCGGGACCGGCAAGGAACTGGTAGCCCATGCCATTCACAACCTGAGCCCTCGAAGGGACCGGCCTCTAATCAAGGTCAACTGTGGGGCGATTTCTCCAGGGCTGGTAGAGAGTGAGCTATTCGGCCACGAAAAAGGGGCCTTCACCGGGGCGATTCAGCGTAGAGTGGGGCGTTTTGAGCTGGCAAACGACAGCACAATTTTTTTAGATGAGGTCGGTGAATTGCCCCAAGACACCCAGGTTAAACTATTGCGCGTCCTGCAAGAAGGAGAGTTTGAACGAGTGGGCGGTTCTCAAACCATCAAGGTCGATGTCCGGGTTATAGCCGCCACAAATAGGGACCTGAAAAAAGCGGTCGGGGAAGGGAATTTCCGGCCGGACCTTTACTACAGACTAAACGTCTTCCCTATTTTAATCCCCCCGCTTCGGGAACGACAGGATGATATTGAGCTTCTGGTAAGTTATTTCACCGAAAAATATTCCACCAAACTAGGTAAAAAGGTTGAGGTAATCCCCAAAAAAACCATGGACGCCCTGCTGTCTTATCATTGGCCGGGGAATGCCCGGGAGCTGGAGAATGTAATCGAGCGGGCAGTCATCCTTGCTCATGGAAATACCCTACAGGTTGAAGATTTAATTGACATCAGACCGGACACAGATTCTCAGGGTTTAAACTTAGAAACGCTCGAGCATATGGAGCGCTCGCATATACTTCAGGCGCTCGCAAAAACCAATTGGGTAATCGACGGCAAGCGGGGCGCGGCCATGATTTTGGGTATTAACCCCGGTACCCTCCGTTCCAGGATGCGGAAGCTGGGCATCAAAAAGCCGGAAGCTTTTGAGAAAAGTGTCAGTCCCCGGGCCCAGGTCTTGAAATAA
- a CDS encoding efflux RND transporter permease subunit: MNSETDLEPHKKGGDGRSFTDIFIKHPVLAVVVNLVIVLVGWRAIMTLPVQQYPQIESSSVVITTVYYGASAETVRGFLTTPIERAVAAISGVDYIESTSRAGVSTVTVRLKLNHSSTAALAEVTARLQQIRSELPAEAEPPVVEVQRADRPYASFYLSFTSTERSVPAITDWLARTLQPQFATLSGVQRVTIEGGRQIAMRVWLDPDRLAALNLAPGDVHAALERNNYLAAVGQTKGNLVQVNLLANTDLRAVDEFKDLVVAERGGAIVRLSDVARVELGAEEADMVAKFSDQEAVYLGIWPVVGSNEIEVAHRLR; the protein is encoded by the coding sequence GTGAACAGCGAGACAGATCTGGAACCACACAAAAAGGGCGGAGACGGCCGCTCATTCACCGACATCTTCATCAAACACCCGGTACTGGCGGTAGTGGTCAACTTGGTGATCGTGCTCGTGGGTTGGCGGGCGATAATGACCCTGCCGGTGCAACAGTATCCGCAGATAGAGAGCTCCTCCGTGGTGATCACGACTGTCTACTACGGCGCCAGCGCCGAGACCGTTCGTGGCTTCCTGACCACGCCCATCGAGCGGGCGGTAGCAGCCATCAGCGGCGTCGATTATATCGAATCTACCAGCCGCGCCGGTGTGAGCACCGTCACGGTGCGACTTAAGCTCAACCACAGCAGTACGGCGGCGCTGGCCGAGGTTACGGCGCGTCTACAGCAGATTCGCTCTGAGCTTCCGGCGGAAGCCGAGCCGCCGGTCGTCGAGGTGCAACGAGCCGACCGGCCGTATGCGTCGTTTTACCTGAGCTTCACCTCCACAGAACGGAGCGTCCCGGCCATCACCGATTGGCTAGCGCGCACGCTGCAGCCGCAATTCGCTACTCTATCCGGGGTCCAGCGCGTGACCATCGAGGGTGGACGCCAGATCGCCATGCGCGTCTGGCTCGATCCGGATCGACTGGCTGCGCTCAACCTGGCGCCCGGCGATGTACATGCAGCTCTAGAGCGCAATAACTACCTCGCCGCCGTCGGGCAAACCAAGGGCAACCTAGTGCAGGTGAATCTGCTTGCAAACACCGATTTGCGTGCGGTTGATGAGTTCAAAGACCTGGTGGTAGCCGAACGCGGTGGTGCCATCGTGCGGCTGAGCGATGTAGCCCGGGTCGAGCTAGGGGCCGAGGAGGCCGACATGGTCGCAAAGTTCAGCGACCAAGAGGCGGTTTACCTAGGGATTTGGCCAGTCGTCGGCTCGAACGAGATAGAGGTGGCACACCGTCTTAGAGA
- a CDS encoding nuclear transport factor 2 family protein, with the protein MEFFFGVSSVRIIIITLFVVFFATSLGDIAMAQTKDEIEARNKAVVQASFDAWRAGTGSPYDLLADDASWTIVGHSAASKTYPSKEAFMGEVIRLFNARMSVGLKPTIRNIYADGDTVIIFFDANGTARDGKPYANTYAWFLDMRDGKVVKAFAFFDSTVFNEFWQRVKP; encoded by the coding sequence ATGGAATTTTTTTTCGGGGTCTCTTCTGTCCGCATAATCATCATTACACTCTTTGTTGTCTTTTTCGCAACCTCATTGGGAGATATAGCCATGGCTCAAACCAAGGACGAAATCGAAGCACGTAATAAAGCAGTCGTCCAGGCCAGTTTCGACGCCTGGAGGGCTGGAACCGGCAGCCCGTACGACCTGCTGGCCGACGACGCGAGCTGGACCATCGTCGGTCATTCGGCGGCATCAAAGACCTATCCTAGCAAGGAAGCCTTCATGGGCGAGGTGATCCGGCTGTTCAATGCCCGCATGAGCGTCGGCCTGAAGCCGACGATCCGCAACATCTACGCCGACGGAGACACGGTTATCATCTTCTTTGATGCCAACGGTACGGCGCGCGACGGTAAGCCCTACGCCAATACGTATGCCTGGTTCCTCGACATGCGCGACGGCAAGGTGGTCAAGGCATTCGCCTTCTTCGACAGCACCGTCTTTAACGAGTTCTGGCAGCGCGTGAAGCCGTAG
- a CDS encoding efflux RND transporter periplasmic adaptor subunit produces MLRRILLMIRRGWIGSFLLLVALVGTGGGLAAWKYASIQEANFASANQPEPMESVMAAVAKEREHRPTMTSIGTVLALRSITLRNELPGTVRQVMFTPGQVVDEGELLIALDVSVEEAELKALQAQAALAETTLARMQRLTQSRAASQEELDRARAERDVALAQIARIRAIIAKKTIRAPFRARVGLADVHPGQYLNEGTQLTTLQGVDDAVHVDFAVPQWVAMGLREGESVDVFATSNSSPTTAKIVAIDARIDPTTRNAMVRVRVEGAAYAPAPGASVRVRVPVGQSSKAVAVPVSALRKGPDGDHVFVLTPDDKGMTRAHVRRVKSGSVIDDEVLILAGLSPGERVATSGSFKLREAALVTIASDHRTDSRTER; encoded by the coding sequence ATGCTTAGGAGGATACTGCTCATGATTCGTCGTGGTTGGATTGGGTCCTTTCTTCTTCTCGTGGCGCTGGTCGGGACCGGGGGCGGTCTGGCTGCGTGGAAGTACGCATCCATACAGGAGGCCAATTTTGCTTCTGCAAACCAGCCCGAACCGATGGAGTCGGTGATGGCCGCAGTTGCTAAGGAACGCGAGCATCGTCCGACGATGACGTCGATCGGGACGGTCCTGGCCCTGCGCTCGATCACCCTGCGTAACGAGCTTCCGGGCACAGTCCGCCAGGTGATGTTCACACCGGGGCAGGTGGTCGATGAGGGTGAGCTACTGATAGCTCTCGATGTATCTGTCGAAGAGGCTGAGCTTAAGGCCCTGCAGGCGCAGGCTGCCCTTGCCGAGACGACGCTCGCCCGTATGCAGCGCTTAACCCAGAGCCGTGCCGCCTCCCAAGAGGAGTTAGACCGCGCCCGTGCGGAGCGCGATGTGGCCCTGGCACAGATTGCGCGCATCAGGGCGATCATCGCCAAGAAGACCATACGTGCGCCTTTCCGTGCGCGGGTGGGTCTAGCGGATGTGCACCCTGGCCAGTATTTGAACGAGGGCACCCAGCTCACCACGCTCCAGGGCGTCGACGATGCTGTGCACGTGGACTTTGCCGTTCCACAGTGGGTGGCTATGGGCCTTCGTGAAGGTGAAAGTGTGGACGTTTTCGCCACCAGTAACTCATCGCCAACCACCGCAAAGATCGTGGCGATCGATGCGCGCATCGACCCGACCACCCGGAACGCCATGGTGCGCGTGAGGGTCGAGGGTGCTGCCTATGCACCTGCACCGGGTGCCTCGGTACGGGTCAGGGTTCCGGTGGGCCAGTCCAGTAAGGCCGTAGCCGTCCCGGTGAGTGCCTTGCGCAAGGGACCGGACGGCGACCACGTATTCGTGCTTACGCCGGATGATAAAGGTATGACCCGAGCGCACGTCAGGCGGGTAAAGAGCGGCTCGGTAATCGACGACGAGGTGTTGATACTTGCCGGGCTCTCCCCCGGGGAGCGTGTGGCTACTTCTGGGTCCTTCAAGCTGCGTGAGGCGGCACTGGTTACTATTGCCAGCGACCACAGGACGGACTCACGTACGGAGAGGTGA